From Herbiconiux flava, one genomic window encodes:
- the ptsP gene encoding phosphoenolpyruvate--protein phosphotransferase, with the protein MPDPLPEPTDTPSALTPDAEKERARASLAATAAIIRHRGERAGGSAKDVLEAQAFMAEDPTLIDDIGTRLDSGKTAERAVFEAFASFRDLLVSMGGYMGERATDLDDVSQRVVAHLSGVPAPGVPDPEHPFVLVARDLAPADTALLDLSKVLALVTSDGGPTSHTAILAREKSIVAIVGVTDALALADGTEIVVDAATGTVTVAPSAEERAAAEAKAAGIKAARSSATGPGALADGTLVPLLANLGSADGAADALEKGAEGVGLFRTEFLFLDSSSAPTVEEQKAQYKRLLEAFAGKKVVVRALDAGADKPLSFLNDAPEENPALGLRGLRALRANEPILRDQLAALAAAEAETDADVWVMAPMVSTVEETRYFTALAREVGLKTAGVMVEVPSSALLADRILADADFASIGTNDLTQYTLAADRLLGSVASFQDPWHPAVLKLVGEVGKAGRATGKPVGICGEAAADPLLAVVLVGLGATTLSMSPSALADVRAELSRFTLDEAQHFAELALSANSAVEARGAVTTAAASK; encoded by the coding sequence GCGCCCGCGCCTCCCTGGCGGCCACCGCCGCGATCATCCGGCACCGGGGCGAGCGCGCCGGCGGCTCGGCCAAGGACGTTCTCGAGGCGCAGGCCTTCATGGCCGAGGACCCGACGCTCATCGACGACATCGGCACCCGCCTCGACTCCGGCAAGACCGCCGAGCGCGCGGTCTTCGAGGCGTTCGCCTCCTTCCGCGACCTGCTCGTGAGCATGGGCGGCTACATGGGGGAGCGCGCCACCGACCTCGACGACGTCTCGCAGCGCGTCGTGGCGCACCTGAGCGGCGTGCCCGCTCCGGGAGTGCCCGACCCCGAGCATCCGTTCGTGCTCGTCGCCCGCGACCTCGCGCCGGCCGACACCGCCCTGCTCGACCTGTCGAAGGTGCTCGCGCTCGTCACGAGCGACGGCGGCCCCACCTCGCACACCGCGATCCTCGCCCGCGAGAAGTCGATCGTCGCCATCGTCGGGGTGACGGATGCGCTCGCCCTCGCCGACGGCACCGAGATCGTCGTCGACGCGGCGACCGGCACCGTGACCGTCGCCCCGAGCGCCGAGGAGCGCGCCGCCGCCGAGGCGAAGGCCGCCGGGATCAAGGCGGCCCGCAGCTCTGCGACGGGCCCCGGAGCCCTGGCCGACGGCACCCTCGTGCCGCTGCTGGCGAACCTCGGCTCGGCCGACGGCGCCGCCGACGCGCTGGAGAAGGGCGCGGAGGGCGTGGGCCTCTTCCGCACCGAGTTCCTCTTCCTCGACTCCTCGAGCGCCCCGACCGTCGAGGAGCAGAAGGCGCAGTACAAGCGCCTGCTCGAGGCCTTCGCCGGCAAGAAGGTGGTCGTGCGCGCCCTCGACGCCGGTGCGGACAAGCCGCTCAGCTTCCTCAACGACGCCCCCGAGGAGAACCCGGCCCTGGGCCTCCGCGGCCTCCGTGCCCTGCGGGCGAACGAGCCGATCCTGCGCGACCAGCTCGCCGCGCTCGCCGCCGCCGAGGCCGAGACCGACGCGGACGTCTGGGTGATGGCCCCGATGGTCTCGACCGTCGAGGAGACCCGCTACTTCACCGCCCTCGCCCGCGAGGTCGGTCTGAAGACCGCCGGAGTCATGGTGGAGGTGCCCTCGTCGGCCCTGCTGGCCGACCGCATCCTCGCCGACGCCGACTTCGCGTCGATCGGCACCAACGACCTGACGCAGTACACGCTCGCGGCCGACCGGCTGCTCGGCTCGGTCGCCTCGTTCCAGGACCCCTGGCACCCGGCCGTGCTGAAGCTCGTCGGGGAGGTCGGCAAGGCCGGCCGTGCGACCGGCAAGCCCGTCGGGATCTGCGGCGAAGCCGCCGCCGACCCCCTTCTCGCCGTGGTGCTCGTGGGCCTCGGCGCGACCACGCTCTCCATGTCGCCGTCGGCTCTCGCCGACGTGCGCGCGGAGCTCTCCCGATTCACGCTCGACGAAGCCCAGCACTTCGCCGAACTGGCCCTCTCGGCGAACAGCGCCGTCGAGGCCCGTGGAGCGGTCACCACCGCAGCAGCATCCAAGTAA
- a CDS encoding PTS mannitol transporter subunit IICB — protein sequence MTTTSETKTGGGARVRVQRFGTFLSGMVMPNIPAFIAWGLITSLFIATGWLPNGILGGFGNADAIGWSGAATALAQADDGTTFPQYLGLVGPMITYLLPLLIANTGGRMVYGARGGVIGTIATMGVIVGANIPMFIGAMIMGPLAAYLLKQLDKLWAGKVKPGFEMLIDNFSSGILGALLAIAGFFGIAPVIQGLSKALETGVDWLISVGLLPLASILVEPGKVLFLNNAINHGVFTPLGVQQVADQGKSILFLIEANPGPGLGILLAFAIFGVGLAKASAPGAVIIQFFGGIHEIYFPYVLSKPMTILAAIAGGATGVAVNVLFNSGLRAPASPGSIIAVLLQTAPDSYVGVILSVIAAAAVSFLVTAVILRASRKRDLENENAGDLSAAIAKTQANKGKESSVLGTLSAEGVPARDAEAVAEQTSLLTDERPIANIVFACDAGMGSSAMGASVLRNKIKKAGIEGVTVVNKAIANLDDDVDLVITQRELTPRAQERTPSAEHVSVDNFMNSPRYDEVVEKLKNQHAAS from the coding sequence ATGACAACGACGTCAGAAACCAAGACCGGAGGCGGGGCGCGCGTGCGCGTCCAGCGCTTCGGCACCTTCCTCTCGGGCATGGTCATGCCCAACATCCCGGCGTTCATCGCCTGGGGCCTGATCACCTCGCTGTTCATCGCCACCGGCTGGCTGCCGAACGGCATCCTCGGCGGCTTCGGCAACGCCGACGCGATCGGCTGGTCGGGCGCGGCGACCGCCCTGGCCCAGGCCGACGACGGCACCACCTTCCCGCAGTACCTGGGTCTCGTCGGCCCGATGATCACCTACCTCCTGCCGCTCCTGATCGCGAACACCGGTGGCCGGATGGTCTACGGCGCCCGCGGCGGCGTGATCGGCACCATCGCCACGATGGGTGTGATCGTCGGTGCGAACATCCCGATGTTCATCGGCGCGATGATCATGGGCCCGCTCGCGGCGTACCTGCTGAAGCAGCTCGACAAGCTCTGGGCCGGCAAGGTCAAGCCCGGCTTCGAGATGCTGATCGACAACTTCTCCTCGGGCATCCTGGGCGCGCTGCTCGCGATCGCCGGCTTCTTCGGCATCGCCCCGGTGATCCAGGGCCTGTCCAAGGCGCTGGAGACCGGCGTCGACTGGCTGATCTCGGTCGGCCTGCTGCCGCTCGCCTCGATCCTCGTCGAGCCCGGCAAGGTGCTGTTCCTGAACAACGCCATCAACCACGGCGTCTTCACCCCGCTGGGCGTGCAGCAGGTCGCCGACCAGGGCAAGTCGATCCTGTTCCTGATCGAGGCGAACCCCGGCCCCGGCCTCGGCATCCTGCTCGCCTTCGCGATCTTCGGTGTGGGCCTGGCGAAGGCGAGCGCTCCCGGCGCCGTCATCATCCAGTTCTTCGGCGGCATCCACGAGATCTACTTCCCGTACGTGCTGTCGAAGCCGATGACGATCCTCGCCGCCATCGCCGGTGGCGCGACCGGTGTCGCCGTGAACGTGCTGTTCAACTCCGGCCTGCGCGCCCCGGCCTCGCCCGGCAGCATCATCGCGGTGCTCCTGCAGACCGCGCCCGACAGCTACGTGGGCGTCATCCTCTCGGTGATCGCCGCCGCCGCGGTGTCGTTCCTCGTCACCGCCGTCATCCTCCGGGCGAGCCGCAAGCGCGACCTGGAGAACGAGAACGCGGGCGACCTGTCGGCTGCCATCGCGAAGACGCAGGCCAACAAGGGCAAGGAGTCCAGCGTGCTGGGCACCCTGAGCGCCGAGGGCGTCCCCGCGCGTGACGCCGAGGCCGTCGCCGAGCAGACCTCCCTGCTGACCGACGAGCGTCCGATCGCGAACATCGTGTTCGCCTGCGACGCCGGAATGGGCTCCAGCGCCATGGGCGCGTCGGTGCTCCGCAATAAGATCAAGAAGGCCGGCATCGAGGGTGTGACCGTCGTCAACAAGGCGATCGCGAACCTCGATGACGACGTCGATCTCGTGATCACGCAGCGCGAGCTCACGCCGCGGGCGCAGGAGCGCACCCCGAGCGCCGAGCACGTGTCGGTCGACAACTTCATGAACAGCCCCCGTTACGACGAGGTCGTCGAGAAGCTGAAGAACCAGCACGCCGCCAGCTAG
- a CDS encoding PTS sugar transporter subunit IIA encodes MSVIEASQIRLSGTARTKEEAIREAADILVAAGAVESGYLDYMLQREATVSTYMGNLLAIPHGTNEGKDTILDSALSFVRYDEPLDWGGEEVRFVVGIAGKDGGHMEILTKIAIVFSDEDEVAKLLAAESSEEILQILGDVND; translated from the coding sequence ATGTCCGTCATCGAAGCCTCGCAGATCCGGTTGAGCGGTACCGCGCGCACCAAGGAGGAGGCGATCCGAGAGGCCGCCGACATCCTGGTGGCCGCCGGAGCCGTCGAGTCCGGGTACCTGGACTACATGCTCCAGCGCGAGGCGACGGTCTCGACGTACATGGGCAACCTCCTCGCCATCCCGCACGGCACGAACGAGGGCAAGGACACGATCCTCGACTCCGCGCTCTCGTTCGTGCGGTACGACGAGCCCCTCGACTGGGGCGGCGAGGAGGTGCGCTTCGTCGTCGGCATCGCCGGCAAGGACGGCGGGCACATGGAGATCCTCACCAAGATCGCCATCGTGTTCAGCGATGAGGACGAGGTCGCGAAGCTGCTCGCGGCCGAGAGCTCCGAGGAGATCCTGCAGATCCTCGGCGACGTGAACGACTGA
- a CDS encoding mannitol-1-phosphate 5-dehydrogenase, protein MKAVHFGAGNIGRGFVGLILHDAGYELVFADVNAELIDALAASTSYDVHAVGENSSSRTVTNYRALNSGTDEDVVVAEIATADIVTTAVGPNILKFVAPVIARALQARDASLPPLTVMACENAINATDVLKGEIEGRLGDDSAGALGRAVFANTAVDRIVPNQEPGHGLDVTVEDFFEWAIEETPFEGAPPVIPAAHFVPDLAPYIERKLFTVNTGHATVAYHGWVEGATTLADALSVPSVFAEVKAVLEETKALLVAKHEFDPATQEAYLEKNLVRFANPYLTDTPERVGRQPLRKISRHERFIGPAAELAERGLPTDALLRAVAAALRFDAPADPQSAELAGLLDTLTPEEFTVQVTGIEPGHPLHDRLLATVRAAVAFRTPEE, encoded by the coding sequence ATGAAGGCCGTCCACTTCGGCGCAGGCAATATCGGCCGCGGATTCGTGGGGCTGATCCTCCACGACGCGGGCTACGAGCTCGTCTTCGCCGACGTGAACGCCGAGCTCATCGACGCGCTGGCCGCGTCGACGAGCTACGACGTGCATGCGGTGGGCGAGAACTCCTCCTCCCGCACGGTGACGAACTATCGCGCGCTGAACAGCGGCACCGACGAGGATGTGGTGGTCGCCGAGATCGCGACGGCCGACATCGTGACGACGGCGGTGGGCCCGAACATCCTGAAGTTCGTGGCCCCCGTGATCGCCCGGGCGCTTCAGGCGCGCGACGCCTCGCTGCCCCCGCTGACGGTCATGGCCTGCGAGAACGCGATCAACGCCACCGACGTGCTGAAGGGCGAGATCGAGGGCCGGCTCGGCGACGACTCCGCCGGAGCCCTCGGTCGCGCCGTCTTCGCCAACACGGCGGTCGACCGCATCGTGCCGAACCAGGAGCCGGGCCACGGGCTCGACGTCACGGTCGAGGACTTCTTCGAGTGGGCGATCGAGGAGACCCCCTTCGAGGGCGCTCCGCCGGTCATCCCCGCCGCCCACTTCGTGCCCGACCTCGCGCCGTACATCGAGCGCAAGCTCTTCACGGTGAACACCGGCCATGCGACCGTGGCCTACCACGGCTGGGTCGAGGGGGCGACGACGCTCGCCGACGCCCTGTCGGTGCCGAGCGTCTTCGCCGAGGTGAAGGCGGTGCTCGAGGAGACCAAGGCGCTCCTCGTCGCCAAGCACGAGTTCGATCCGGCCACGCAGGAGGCCTACCTCGAGAAGAACCTCGTGCGCTTCGCCAACCCCTACCTCACCGACACCCCCGAGCGCGTCGGGCGCCAGCCGCTGCGCAAGATCTCCCGGCACGAGCGCTTCATCGGCCCGGCGGCCGAGCTCGCCGAACGCGGTCTGCCGACGGATGCGCTGCTGCGCGCCGTGGCGGCAGCCCTCCGTTTCGACGCCCCCGCCGACCCGCAGTCGGCCGAGCTCGCCGGCCTCCTCGACACCCTCACCCCCGAGGAGTTCACCGTGCAGGTGACCGGCATCGAGCCGGGCCACCCGCTGCACGACCGGCTGCTGGCGACCGTGCGCGCCGCGGTTGCATTTCGCACGCCCGAGGAGTAA
- the infA gene encoding translation initiation factor IF-1 has product MAKKDGVIEIEGAVVEALPNAMFRVELTNGHKVLAHISGKMRQHYIRILPEDRVIVELSPYDLTRGRIVYRYK; this is encoded by the coding sequence ATGGCCAAAAAAGACGGTGTTATAGAGATCGAGGGCGCAGTCGTCGAAGCCCTCCCGAACGCGATGTTCCGGGTGGAATTGACGAACGGCCACAAGGTTCTCGCCCACATCTCGGGCAAGATGCGCCAGCACTACATCCGCATCCTCCCTGAGGACCGCGTGATCGTGGAGCTGAGCCCCTACGACCTCACCCGTGGCCGGATCGTCTACCGCTACAAGTAG
- the rpmJ gene encoding 50S ribosomal protein L36, which yields MKVNPSVKPICEHCRIIRRNGRVMNICKSNPRHKQRQG from the coding sequence ATGAAGGTCAACCCCAGCGTCAAGCCCATCTGCGAGCACTGCCGCATCATCCGCCGCAACGGCCGAGTGATGAACATCTGCAAGAGCAACCCGCGCCACAAGCAGCGCCAGGGCTAA
- the rpsM gene encoding 30S ribosomal protein S13 — protein MARLAGVDIPRDKRVEVALTYIYGVGRTRALKTLADTEISGDIRVKDLTDDQLVALRDYIEGNYKVEGDLRREVAADIRRKVEIGSYEGVRHRKGLPVRGQRTKTNARTRKGPKRTVAGKKKAGR, from the coding sequence ATGGCACGTCTAGCAGGAGTTGACATCCCCCGCGACAAGCGCGTGGAAGTTGCCCTCACGTACATCTACGGGGTCGGCCGCACGCGTGCGCTGAAGACCCTCGCCGACACCGAGATCTCGGGCGACATCCGCGTCAAAGACCTTACCGACGACCAGCTCGTCGCTCTCCGCGACTACATCGAGGGCAACTACAAGGTAGAGGGTGACCTCCGCCGCGAGGTCGCCGCCGACATCCGCCGCAAGGTCGAGATCGGCTCCTACGAGGGTGTCCGTCACCGCAAGGGTCTGCCCGTCCGCGGTCAGCGCACCAAGACCAACGCTCGTACCCGCAAGGGCCCGAAGCGCACCGTCGCCGGCAAGAAGAAGGCCGGCCGCTAA
- the rpsK gene encoding 30S ribosomal protein S11, whose translation MATPKSAARKPRKKEKKNVAVGQAHIKSTFNNTIVSITDTTGAVISWASSGGVGFKGSRKSTPFAAQLAAESAARQAQEHGMKKVDVFVKGPGSGRETAIRSLQAAGLEVGSINDVTPQAHNGCRPPKRRRV comes from the coding sequence ATGGCAACCCCCAAGTCGGCTGCTCGCAAGCCGCGCAAGAAAGAGAAGAAGAACGTCGCCGTGGGCCAGGCCCACATCAAGTCGACCTTCAACAACACCATCGTGTCGATCACCGACACGACCGGTGCCGTCATCAGCTGGGCCTCCTCGGGTGGCGTCGGCTTCAAGGGCTCGCGCAAGTCGACCCCGTTCGCCGCACAGCTCGCCGCCGAGTCGGCCGCCCGCCAGGCGCAGGAGCACGGCATGAAGAAGGTCGACGTCTTCGTCAAGGGCCCCGGCTCCGGCCGCGAGACCGCGATCCGCTCGCTCCAGGCCGCCGGCCTCGAGGTGGGCTCGATCAACGACGTGACCCCCCAGGCGCACAACGGCTGCCGGCCGCCCAAGCGCCGCCGCGTGTAG
- a CDS encoding DNA-directed RNA polymerase subunit alpha has protein sequence MLIAQRPTLTEENISEFRSRFIIEPLEPGFGYTLGNSLRRTLLSSIPGAAVTSIRLDGVLHEFSTIPGVKEDVTEIILNVKGLVVSSEHDEPITAYLRKHASGEVTAADIQAPAGVEIHNPDLVIATLNDKAKFELELIIERGRGYVSATQNRSEFSEAGQIPIDSIYSPVLKVTYRVEATRAGERTDFDRLVVDVETKPAITPRDAIASAGRTLTELFGLARELNTAAEGIEIGPAPVDAVLSSELSVPIEDLDLSVRSYNCLKREGINTVSELVALSETQLMNIRNFGQKSVDEVKDKLVELGLSLKDTVPGFDGAHFYGGYDDENV, from the coding sequence GTGCTCATTGCACAGCGCCCCACTCTCACCGAAGAGAACATCTCGGAGTTCCGTTCGCGGTTCATCATCGAGCCGCTCGAGCCCGGCTTCGGTTACACCCTCGGCAACTCGCTCCGCCGCACGCTGCTCTCCTCGATCCCCGGCGCTGCCGTGACGAGCATCCGCCTCGACGGCGTGCTGCACGAATTCAGCACGATCCCCGGTGTGAAGGAAGACGTCACCGAGATCATCCTGAACGTGAAGGGCCTCGTCGTCTCGAGCGAGCACGACGAGCCGATCACCGCCTACCTGCGCAAGCACGCGTCGGGCGAGGTCACCGCGGCCGACATCCAGGCCCCGGCCGGTGTCGAGATCCACAACCCCGACCTCGTCATCGCCACCCTGAACGACAAGGCGAAGTTCGAGCTCGAGCTGATCATCGAGCGCGGCCGCGGCTACGTCTCGGCGACCCAGAACCGCAGCGAGTTCTCCGAGGCCGGTCAGATCCCGATCGACTCGATCTACTCGCCCGTGCTCAAGGTCACCTACCGCGTCGAGGCCACCCGTGCCGGTGAGCGCACCGACTTCGACCGCCTCGTGGTCGACGTCGAGACCAAGCCGGCGATCACCCCGCGTGACGCCATCGCCTCGGCCGGCCGCACGCTGACCGAGCTGTTCGGTCTCGCCCGCGAACTGAACACCGCGGCCGAGGGCATCGAGATCGGCCCCGCGCCGGTCGACGCCGTGCTCTCGTCCGAGCTGTCGGTGCCGATCGAGGACCTCGACCTCTCCGTGCGCTCGTACAACTGCCTCAAGCGCGAGGGCATCAACACCGTCTCGGAGCTGGTCGCCCTCTCCGAGACGCAGCTGATGAACATCCGCAACTTCGGACAGAAGTCGGTCGATGAGGTGAAGGACAAGCTCGTCGAGCTCGGTCTCTCGCTGAAGGACACCGTCCCCGGATTCGACGGCGCCCACTTCTACGGCGGCTACGACGACGAGAACGTCTGA
- the rplQ gene encoding 50S ribosomal protein L17 produces MPKPTKGPRLGGGPAHERLLLANLAAALFTHKSIKTTETKAKRLRPVAERLITFAKRGDLHARRRVLGVIGDKSVVHELFTEIAPLVAERDGGYTRITKLGFRKGDNASMVQIELVLEPVTPKRSNKPAAAAAPAAAEPEAEVVEEAPAEETTDAAAADETTEAPAEESTEAAADEAPAAEEKDAR; encoded by the coding sequence ATGCCCAAGCCAACCAAGGGACCCCGTCTCGGCGGCGGACCGGCGCACGAGCGCCTGCTCCTCGCCAACCTGGCTGCCGCCCTGTTCACGCACAAGAGCATCAAGACGACCGAGACGAAGGCCAAGCGCCTCCGCCCCGTCGCTGAGCGCCTGATCACCTTCGCGAAGCGTGGAGACCTCCACGCCCGACGTCGCGTTCTCGGCGTCATCGGCGACAAGTCGGTCGTGCACGAGCTCTTCACCGAGATCGCTCCGCTCGTCGCCGAGCGCGACGGCGGCTACACCCGCATCACCAAGCTCGGCTTCCGCAAGGGCGACAACGCCTCGATGGTGCAGATCGAGCTCGTGCTCGAGCCCGTCACCCCGAAGCGCTCGAACAAGCCGGCTGCTGCCGCCGCTCCGGCCGCCGCCGAGCCCGAGGCCGAGGTCGTCGAGGAGGCTCCCGCCGAGGAGACCACCGACGCCGCCGCTGCCGACGAGACCACCGAGGCTCCGGCCGAGGAGTCGACCGAGGCCGCTGCCGACGAGGCACCCGCCGCCGAGGAGAAGGACGCCAGGTAA
- a CDS encoding tRNA pseudouridine synthase A: protein MDATAGEWRLRLDIAYDGTDFSGWARQPGLRTVQGVLEEVLATLFRRYPPSPHLWVAGRTDAGVHATGQVAHLDLNDAQLRSLRRRGDDARSMEPSALAALLGQRMNGILGADSDVVVLGSTVAPSGFDARFSAVWRRYEYRVSDVDGRRDPLLRRTTVRHPVALDLDAMDAAARALLGLHDYATFCKPRAGSTTIRTLQSFTWRRDPDGVLVASLQADAFCHSMVRSLVGGTVSVGDGSLTGEELVRLRDERMRTGAFLVMPAKGLVLTEVGYPEAAELAGRAERTRARRELI, encoded by the coding sequence GTGGATGCGACGGCGGGGGAGTGGCGGCTCCGCCTCGACATCGCCTACGACGGCACCGACTTCTCGGGCTGGGCGCGTCAGCCGGGCCTCCGCACCGTGCAGGGCGTGCTCGAAGAGGTCCTCGCCACCCTGTTCCGGCGCTACCCGCCCTCTCCGCACCTCTGGGTCGCCGGGCGAACGGATGCGGGGGTGCACGCCACCGGGCAGGTGGCGCACCTCGACCTGAACGACGCGCAGCTGCGCAGCCTCCGCCGCCGCGGCGACGACGCCCGCAGCATGGAGCCCTCGGCCCTCGCCGCCCTCCTCGGGCAGCGGATGAACGGCATCCTCGGCGCCGACAGCGACGTGGTGGTGCTGGGGTCGACGGTCGCCCCGTCCGGCTTCGACGCGCGGTTCTCGGCGGTGTGGCGACGGTACGAGTACCGCGTCAGCGATGTGGACGGCCGCCGCGACCCGTTGCTGCGGAGGACGACGGTGCGGCATCCGGTCGCCCTCGACCTCGACGCGATGGACGCTGCTGCGCGGGCGCTGCTGGGCCTCCACGACTACGCGACCTTCTGCAAGCCGCGGGCGGGCTCGACGACGATCCGCACCCTGCAGTCGTTCACCTGGCGGCGCGACCCCGACGGCGTGCTGGTCGCCTCCCTGCAGGCCGATGCGTTCTGCCACAGCATGGTGCGCTCCCTGGTCGGGGGCACGGTGTCGGTCGGCGACGGCTCGCTGACGGGTGAGGAACTGGTCCGGCTGCGCGACGAGCGGATGCGCACCGGCGCGTTCCTCGTGATGCCGGCCAAGGGGCTGGTGCTCACCGAGGTGGGCTATCCGGAGGCCGCCGAGCTGGCCGGGCGGGCCGAACGGACGAGGGCGCGTCGCGAGCTCATTTGA
- the rplM gene encoding 50S ribosomal protein L13 translates to MTRTYTPKASEVQRSWVVIDATDVVLGRLATHAATILRGKNKATFTPHMDMGDFVIIVNADKVALTGSKLAQKKAYRHSGYPGGLRAVGYAELLEKNPERAVEKAIRGMLPKSSLGRDQFRKLKVYAGPEHPHAAQQPTPFILDQVAQ, encoded by the coding sequence GTGACGCGCACTTACACCCCCAAGGCCAGCGAGGTCCAGCGCAGCTGGGTCGTCATCGACGCCACCGACGTCGTGCTCGGCCGTCTGGCCACCCACGCGGCCACCATCCTCCGTGGCAAGAACAAGGCCACCTTCACCCCGCACATGGACATGGGTGACTTCGTCATCATCGTGAACGCCGACAAGGTCGCGCTCACCGGTTCCAAGCTGGCCCAGAAGAAGGCCTACCGCCACTCCGGCTACCCGGGCGGCCTCCGCGCCGTCGGCTACGCCGAGCTGCTCGAGAAGAACCCCGAGCGCGCCGTCGAGAAGGCGATCCGCGGCATGCTGCCGAAGAGCTCGCTCGGTCGCGACCAGTTCCGCAAGCTCAAGGTCTACGCAGGCCCCGAGCACCCCCACGCGGCGCAGCAGCCGACCCCCTTCATCCTCGACCAGGTCGCCCAGTAG
- the rpsI gene encoding 30S ribosomal protein S9 has protein sequence MAKIADQIDVAPESYSTETPADEAPRAPRAVLNVSGAAVGRRKQAIARVRLVPGAGTLVVNGREFADYFPNKLHQQLITDPFKVLDLIGSYDVVAKITGGGPSGQAGALRLAIARALNEIDRENNRAQLKKSGFLTRDARVIERKKAGLKKARKASQFSKR, from the coding sequence GTGGCGAAGATCGCAGATCAGATTGACGTGGCTCCCGAGAGCTACTCCACCGAAACCCCGGCCGACGAGGCGCCCCGCGCCCCCCGTGCCGTCCTCAACGTCTCCGGCGCAGCCGTGGGACGTCGCAAGCAGGCCATCGCCCGCGTGCGCCTCGTTCCCGGTGCCGGCACCCTCGTGGTGAACGGCCGCGAGTTCGCGGACTACTTCCCGAACAAGCTGCACCAGCAGCTGATCACCGACCCCTTCAAGGTGCTCGACCTGATCGGCTCCTACGACGTCGTCGCGAAGATCACCGGCGGTGGCCCCTCCGGCCAGGCCGGCGCGCTCCGCCTCGCCATCGCGCGTGCGCTGAACGAGATCGACCGCGAGAACAACCGCGCTCAGCTCAAGAAGTCGGGCTTCCTCACTCGTGACGCCCGCGTCATCGAGCGCAAGAAGGCCGGTCTCAAGAAGGCCCGCAAGGCGTCGCAGTTCTCGAAGCGCTGA